A single window of Nicotiana tomentosiformis chromosome 1, ASM39032v3, whole genome shotgun sequence DNA harbors:
- the LOC104106130 gene encoding RNA polymerase sigma factor sigD, chloroplastic, whose protein sequence is MAMAAWSCSNQSPASLFPYPSKFSTKPLIHYHPLAILYCPKNGSFLDPSHALAIEAKSLFFETDIEEESSSKIEIINEKIELALRRKKRRKRRCYSEFLDMEKEDKISISKPVKTGLYLTLKEESEYSWYLKEEARIETLRKRVEETSEIELNPNQLAKAAGMSRRRLDKLLVNAKISQKKIIKCYRGLVVSVAASYQGKGLSLQDLIQEGSIGLLHGAKKFNPKKGYKLSTYAYWWIRQAITRAIANKSRVIRLPGSISELVPKICNANTELSRKLRRMPSYDEIAEALDMDVSTVRLVIERNRAPISIDQIVTSKGYMSLQDIISGPEDIIPEEIVKRQMMKQDLEKLLHNVLCDREAKILKLHFGLNGDTPQSFEEIGKVLKLSRERIRQINCTALSKLRESTMLDSFKMYIT, encoded by the exons ATGGCCATGGCTGCGTGGTCATGTTCAAACCAATCTCCAGCTTCACTCTTTCCTTATCCTTCAAAATTCTCTACTAAACCCCTCATCCATTATCACCCTCTAGCAATTCTCTATTGCCCCAAAAATGGTTCTTTTTTGGACCCAAGTCATGCATTGGCAATTGAAGCAAAATCTTTGTTTTTTGAAACCGATATTGAGGAGGAGAGTAGCAGTAAGATTGAGATTATTAATGAGAAGATTGAGTTAGCATTGAGAAGAAAGAAAAGGAGGAAAAGAAGGTGTTATTCAGAATTTTTGGACATGGAGAAAGAGGATAAGATTTCCATTTCTAAACCTGTAAAGACAGGTCTCTACTTGACCCTTAAGGAAGAGTCAGAGTATTCTTGGTATCTCAAG GAAGAAGCAAGAATCGAGACATTGAGAAAGAGGGTTGAGGAAACAAGTGAGATTGAACTAAATCCAAATCAATTAGCTAAGGCTGCAGGAATGAGCAGAAGAAGGCTAGATAAGCTCTTGGTTAATGCTAAGATATCACAAAAGAAGATAATTAAATGCTATAGAGGGCTTGTTGTATCGGTTGCAGCTTCATATCAAGGCAAAGGATTAAGCTTACAAGATCTAATTCAG GAAGGAAGCATAGGTCTACTTCATGGTGCTAAGAAGTTTAATCCTAAGAAGGGTTATAAGCTCTCTACTTATGCTTATTGGTGGATTAGGCAAGCTATTACTAGAGCCATAGCAAACAAGTCTAGAGTTATAAGATTACCG GGGAGTATATCTGAGCTTGTGCCAAAGATTTGCAACGCGAACACTGAGTTAAGCAGAAAGCTTCGGCGAATGCCTTCCTACGATGAAATTGCAGAAGCTCTTGATATGGATGTTTCAACTGTTAGACTAGTTATCGAGAGAAACCGAGCACCAATTTCCATTGATCAAATAGTAACTAGCAAAGGCTACATGTCATTGCAG GATATCATATCAGGGCCTGAAGATATAATACCAGAAGAAATTGTGAAAAGACAAATGATGAAACAAGACCTGGAGAAGCTTCTGCACAATGTGTTATGTGATAGAGAAGCAAAGATTCTGAAATTGCACTTTGGCCTCAATGGAGATACCCCTCAATCTTTTGAGGAGATTGGAAAAGTACTTAAGCTTTCGAGAGAAAGGATCAGACAGATTAATTGCACTGCCTTGTCAAAATTAAGAGAAAGTACTATGTTAGACAGCTTTAAAATGTACATAACATGA